A genomic region of Mycobacterium sp. Aquia_213 contains the following coding sequences:
- a CDS encoding DUF6941 family protein, which produces MELAALLCNHAEVQNNRLYVLGGGIDQSVIPAGHPGPWSVSLSVALSIEVPWAETNKDHAVRIALLDADGNPVEVKTNSTDRQAFGIDLRFNLGRPPQLEAGTSQNVALAVNVPILPFDKLGSYTFAVSIDGTVLRRLPYRLVISQQSVTMSPDGPAGGGRVLPSV; this is translated from the coding sequence ATGGAATTGGCTGCCCTGCTGTGCAACCACGCGGAGGTTCAAAACAACCGGCTCTACGTGCTGGGAGGCGGGATCGATCAATCCGTCATTCCGGCGGGCCACCCGGGCCCTTGGTCGGTGTCACTGTCCGTGGCACTGAGCATTGAGGTGCCTTGGGCCGAGACGAACAAAGACCACGCGGTTCGCATCGCTCTGCTGGACGCTGATGGCAATCCGGTTGAGGTGAAGACGAATTCGACCGATCGTCAGGCGTTCGGCATCGATCTCCGGTTCAACCTCGGCCGTCCACCCCAACTCGAAGCCGGCACAAGCCAGAATGTCGCCTTGGCCGTCAACGTGCCGATTCTTCCGTTCGACAAGCTCGGGTCGTACACGTTCGCGGTCAGCATTGACGGCACCGTGCTGCGCCGCCTGCCCTACCGGTTGGTCATCAGTCAGCAAAGCGTGACGATGTCGCCCGACGGCCCAGCAGGCGGCGGGCGCGTCCTTCCGTCCGTCTAA
- a CDS encoding ferredoxin — MTKVAVDPDLCTGHGRCYSLAPEVFDADDVGHCVVLVEDVSNELEEQAVVGERNCPEQAIALSR, encoded by the coding sequence ATGACCAAGGTCGCCGTCGACCCAGACCTGTGCACCGGCCACGGTCGCTGTTACAGCCTGGCACCCGAGGTCTTCGATGCCGACGACGTCGGCCACTGTGTGGTGCTTGTCGAAGACGTCTCGAATGAGCTGGAAGAGCAGGCCGTCGTCGGGGAGCGAAACTGCCCGGAGCAGGCAATCGCATTGTCGCGCTGA
- a CDS encoding cytochrome P450 has product MTEADAYVDQAVTGVAEPQPMYKALRESTPVFRSPQSVVVLSRLADIEMALKHTELFSSTDAVDLGNIRPLIPLQIDPPEHAKYRRILDPLFTPREMARREPGVAVLVNEMIDRFAGRGECDFHEEFAVPLPCTVFLQLLGLPLEDLDQFLEWKDGVIRPEGDSGFDRRHESSAPVAQQIYDYFDRAIDDHIASPRDDVLSSMIAAEVAGQPLSREELLDICFLFLIAGLDTVTDSLDCFFVYLARHPDHRHQLVSEPDVLPHAIEELLRWETPVPGVVRVAMQDVEVGGCPISKGERVSPLLGAANTDPAEFPDPDVVDFNRNPNRHRAFGGGPHRCLGSHLARMELRVALREFHRRIPDYEIKPGTELIYTAALRSVESLPLIFPLS; this is encoded by the coding sequence ATGACAGAAGCCGATGCTTACGTCGACCAGGCGGTAACGGGCGTCGCGGAGCCCCAGCCGATGTACAAGGCGCTGCGCGAATCGACACCGGTGTTCCGGTCACCACAGTCGGTCGTGGTGCTCAGCCGCCTGGCCGATATCGAGATGGCGCTCAAGCACACCGAACTGTTCTCGTCGACGGACGCGGTCGACCTGGGCAACATCCGGCCGCTCATTCCGCTGCAAATCGATCCGCCCGAGCATGCGAAGTACCGCCGGATCCTCGACCCGCTGTTCACCCCGCGTGAGATGGCCCGGCGTGAGCCCGGCGTCGCCGTACTGGTGAACGAGATGATCGATCGCTTCGCCGGGCGCGGTGAATGCGATTTCCACGAGGAGTTCGCGGTGCCGCTGCCGTGCACCGTTTTCCTCCAATTGCTCGGCCTACCACTCGAAGACCTTGACCAATTCCTGGAGTGGAAGGACGGCGTGATCCGCCCGGAGGGCGACTCCGGGTTCGACCGCCGCCACGAGAGCTCGGCACCCGTCGCGCAACAGATCTACGACTACTTCGACCGCGCCATCGACGACCACATCGCCAGCCCACGCGACGACGTGCTGTCGTCGATGATCGCGGCCGAGGTTGCCGGACAACCGCTGTCGCGCGAAGAGCTGCTCGACATTTGTTTCCTGTTCCTGATCGCAGGATTGGACACGGTCACCGACTCACTCGACTGCTTCTTCGTCTACCTGGCCCGACACCCCGACCATCGTCATCAGCTGGTCTCCGAGCCCGATGTCCTGCCGCATGCCATCGAGGAGTTATTACGTTGGGAGACACCGGTTCCCGGTGTAGTTCGGGTCGCCATGCAAGACGTCGAGGTGGGCGGGTGCCCGATCAGCAAGGGCGAGCGCGTCAGCCCGCTGCTCGGCGCGGCCAACACCGACCCGGCCGAGTTCCCCGACCCCGATGTGGTGGACTTCAACCGCAACCCGAACCGGCACCGCGCGTTTGGTGGCGGGCCGCACCGCTGCCTCGGATCTCACCTCGCCCGGATGGAGCTGCGGGTGGCGCTGCGTGAATTCCACCGGCGCATACCGGATTACGAGATCAAGCCCGGCACCGAGCTGATCTATACGGCCGCGCTGAGATCGGTGGAATCGCTGCCGCTGATATTCCCGCTGTCATGA
- a CDS encoding CYTH and CHAD domain-containing protein has product MPEPSRHLEVERKFDVPDSTVTPSFEGIATVARVEKLPTQSLDAMYFDTQTQDLARNKITLRRRTGGHDAGWHLKLPAGPDARTEIRTPLGSADDDTVPSQLLDVVLAIVRDRPIKPVARITTQRESQVLYGIEGAPFAEFSNDHVRAWSANATDNPDAEPVVQEWREWELELDESRGASDTELLSRLSNRLLDAGGEPAGHASKLARVLGTTVPSNGTKPPEDPVQRAVAEQVGELVEWDRAVRADVFDSVHQMRVTTRKIRSLLKDSQAGLSDDTHAWVLDELRELAAVLGVARDAEVLAQRYEQELDRLSPELVRGPVRERLVEGAKRRYQSGLRRSLIAMRSQRYFRLLDALDSIVAESPVTATGEQPPPVTIDAAYKKVRKAAKAAAEADEAAQAAHEGHVESAADEDQHDDEEEHDRDEALHVIRKRAKRLRYTAAATGADDVSKQAKVIQTLLGDHQDSVVSRDHLVAQADAAHVAGEDTFTYGLLYQQESDLAESCRQQLDEALRKLDKSVKKTR; this is encoded by the coding sequence ATGCCAGAACCCTCGCGCCATCTGGAGGTGGAGCGCAAGTTCGACGTCCCCGACTCGACGGTCACACCGTCGTTCGAAGGCATCGCGACGGTGGCCCGGGTGGAGAAGTTGCCGACGCAATCGCTGGACGCGATGTACTTCGACACGCAGACGCAGGACCTTGCCCGCAACAAGATCACGCTGCGTCGCCGCACCGGTGGCCACGACGCCGGCTGGCACCTCAAGTTGCCGGCCGGGCCCGACGCCCGCACCGAGATCCGCACGCCCCTGGGCTCCGCGGACGACGACACCGTGCCCAGCCAATTGCTGGACGTGGTGCTGGCGATTGTTCGCGACCGGCCCATCAAACCCGTCGCCCGGATCACGACACAACGCGAAAGCCAGGTGCTGTACGGCATCGAGGGCGCTCCTTTCGCGGAGTTCAGCAACGACCACGTCCGCGCGTGGTCGGCGAATGCGACCGATAACCCGGACGCGGAGCCCGTCGTCCAAGAGTGGCGCGAGTGGGAACTCGAGCTCGACGAATCACGCGGAGCCTCCGATACCGAGCTGCTGAGCCGGTTGAGCAACCGGCTGCTGGACGCCGGCGGCGAACCCGCAGGTCACGCGTCCAAGCTTGCCCGGGTGCTCGGGACGACGGTGCCGTCCAACGGGACCAAGCCACCCGAGGATCCGGTACAGCGGGCGGTCGCCGAGCAGGTCGGCGAGCTGGTGGAGTGGGATCGCGCGGTGCGCGCCGACGTCTTCGACTCGGTGCACCAGATGCGGGTCACCACCCGCAAGATCCGCAGCCTGCTGAAGGACTCCCAGGCGGGATTGTCCGACGACACCCACGCCTGGGTCCTCGACGAACTGCGCGAGCTGGCCGCCGTCTTGGGTGTGGCACGCGACGCCGAGGTGCTCGCGCAGCGCTACGAACAAGAGCTGGACCGGCTGTCACCGGAGCTGGTGCGTGGACCGGTGCGCGAACGCCTGGTCGAGGGCGCCAAACGCCGCTACCAGTCGGGTCTGCGGCGGTCGTTGATCGCGATGCGGTCGCAGCGCTACTTCCGGCTGCTCGACGCGCTCGATTCGATCGTGGCCGAAAGCCCGGTCACCGCGACCGGCGAGCAACCGCCACCGGTCACCATCGACGCCGCCTACAAGAAGGTGCGCAAGGCCGCCAAGGCCGCCGCCGAAGCAGACGAGGCCGCCCAGGCCGCCCACGAGGGGCACGTCGAGTCCGCCGCCGACGAGGACCAGCATGACGACGAGGAAGAGCACGATCGCGATGAGGCGCTTCACGTAATTCGTAAGCGCGCCAAGCGACTTCGCTACACCGCGGCGGCGACCGGCGCCGACGACGTCTCCAAGCAGGCCAAGGTCATCCAGACGTTGCTCGGCGATCATCAAGACAGCGTGGTCAGCCGGGACCACTTGGTTGCGCAGGCCGACGCCGCGCACGTCGCGGGCGAAGACACCTTCACCTACGGTCTGCTCTACCAACAGGAGTCCGACCTGGCCGAGAGCTGCCGTCAGCAGCTCGACGAAGCGCTGCGCAAGCTCGACAAGTCGGTCAAAAAAACTCGCTGA
- a CDS encoding heme-binding protein, whose product MVFFALATSRAVVGGIAAGAVSGAMLFAAVGSAQADPEPAPNCTAADLAQVSSGVAAATSVYLFSHPDVNAYFTSLKGQPRNEIGDQIKQYMDANPQAHADLEAIRQPLTDFKNRCQMQ is encoded by the coding sequence ATGGTGTTTTTCGCACTCGCCACTTCTCGCGCGGTCGTCGGCGGAATTGCTGCCGGCGCCGTCAGCGGCGCAATGCTTTTCGCCGCCGTCGGCTCGGCTCAGGCCGACCCCGAGCCGGCGCCGAACTGCACGGCAGCCGATCTTGCCCAGGTTTCGTCGGGTGTCGCGGCGGCGACGTCGGTGTACCTGTTCAGCCATCCGGACGTCAATGCTTACTTCACTAGCTTAAAAGGCCAGCCGCGCAACGAGATTGGTGATCAGATCAAGCAGTACATGGACGCCAACCCGCAGGCGCACGCCGACCTCGAAGCAATTCGGCAGCCGCTCACCGATTTCAAGAATCGATGCCAAATGCAGTAG
- the panB gene encoding 3-methyl-2-oxobutanoate hydroxymethyltransferase yields the protein MSEQNIYGANAASGAPRTKIRTHHLQKMKAEGHKWAMLTAYDYSTARVFDEAGIPVLLVGDSAANVVYGYDTTVPISIDELIPLVRGVVRGAPHALVVADLPFGSYEAGPTAALATATRFMKEGGAHAVKLEGGERVAEQIACLSAAGIPVMAHIGFTPQSVNSLGGFKVQGRGDAAEQTVHDAIAVAEAGAFSVVMEMVPAELATQITGKLTIPTVGIGAGPNCDAQVLVWQDMAGMSSGKSARFVKRFANVGDELRRAATQYAEEVAGGVFPADEHCF from the coding sequence ATGTCTGAGCAGAACATTTACGGTGCAAACGCGGCGTCTGGCGCGCCCCGGACCAAAATCCGCACGCATCATCTCCAGAAAATGAAGGCCGAAGGCCACAAGTGGGCCATGCTCACGGCCTACGACTATTCGACCGCCCGCGTGTTCGACGAGGCCGGTATCCCGGTGCTGCTGGTCGGTGATTCGGCGGCCAACGTCGTGTACGGCTACGACACCACGGTGCCGATCTCGATCGACGAGCTGATCCCCTTGGTTCGTGGCGTCGTGCGGGGTGCGCCACATGCCCTGGTCGTCGCCGACCTGCCGTTCGGCAGCTACGAGGCCGGCCCCACCGCCGCGCTGGCCACCGCCACCCGGTTCATGAAGGAAGGCGGCGCCCACGCGGTCAAGCTCGAGGGCGGTGAGCGGGTGGCCGAGCAGATCGCCTGCCTGAGCGCGGCGGGCATCCCGGTGATGGCCCACATCGGCTTCACACCGCAAAGCGTCAACAGCCTGGGCGGTTTCAAGGTGCAAGGCCGCGGCGACGCGGCGGAGCAAACGGTGCACGACGCGATCGCCGTGGCCGAAGCCGGCGCGTTCTCCGTCGTGATGGAGATGGTGCCCGCCGAACTGGCCACCCAGATCACCGGCAAGCTGACCATCCCGACCGTCGGGATCGGCGCCGGCCCGAACTGCGACGCACAGGTGTTGGTCTGGCAGGACATGGCCGGGATGAGCAGCGGCAAGTCGGCGCGGTTCGTCAAGCGATTCGCGAACGTCGGCGATGAATTGCGCCGGGCCGCTACCCAATACGCGGAAGAAGTGGCCGGCGGAGTTTTCCCCGCCGACGAACACTGCTTCTGA
- a CDS encoding alpha/beta hydrolase — protein sequence MGLTRRDTFARTLLVSTAIAAVALVLGGCVRVVAGHPLMAGPKLGQPVEWTPCRVASGSVKLPGGAMCGKLAVPVDYDHPGGDVATLGMIRFPATGDKLGSLLINPGGPGESGIEAALGVVQTLPKRVRERFDLVGFDPRGVGSSRPAIWCNSDADNDRLRTEPNVDYSPAGVAHMEDETKQFIGRCVDKMGKDFLANVGTVNVARDLDAIRAALGDDKLTYLGYSYGTRIGAAYAEAFPHNVRAMILDGAVDPNADPIEADLRQAKGFQDAFNGYATDCAKQSSCPLGTDPSKAVDVYHSLIDPMVDPNNQMIGRPIPTKDPRGLSYSDAVVGTIMALYSPTLWHHLTDGLKELTDNHGDTLLALADMYMRRDPHGHYTNATDARVAINCVDQPPVTDRAKVIDEDRRSREIAPFMSYGKFTGDAPLGTCAFWPVPPTSKPHAVSAPGLAPTVVVSTTHDPATPYKAGVDLAGQLHGSLLTFDGTQHTVVFQGDSCIDDYVTAYLIGGTTPPSGAKC from the coding sequence ATGGGTCTGACTCGCCGCGACACGTTCGCGCGCACGCTTCTGGTCTCGACAGCGATTGCTGCCGTGGCGCTGGTACTGGGGGGCTGCGTGCGCGTTGTCGCCGGACACCCGCTGATGGCGGGGCCCAAATTGGGGCAGCCGGTGGAGTGGACGCCGTGTCGGGTCGCCAGTGGATCGGTGAAGCTGCCCGGCGGCGCCATGTGCGGCAAGCTCGCCGTGCCCGTCGACTACGACCACCCCGGCGGTGACGTCGCGACGCTGGGGATGATTCGTTTCCCGGCGACGGGGGACAAGCTCGGCTCGCTGCTGATCAACCCCGGCGGGCCCGGCGAATCCGGTATCGAGGCCGCGCTCGGCGTCGTTCAGACGCTGCCCAAGCGGGTCCGGGAGCGGTTCGACCTGGTCGGGTTCGACCCGCGCGGTGTGGGGTCGTCGCGCCCGGCTATCTGGTGTAACTCCGATGCAGACAACGACCGGCTGCGCACCGAGCCGAACGTCGACTACAGCCCGGCCGGCGTCGCGCACATGGAGGACGAGACCAAGCAGTTCATCGGTCGCTGCGTTGACAAGATGGGCAAGGATTTTCTGGCCAATGTCGGAACGGTCAACGTTGCCAGGGATTTGGACGCCATCCGTGCGGCCCTCGGTGACGACAAGCTGACCTACCTGGGCTACTCGTATGGCACCCGGATCGGGGCGGCCTACGCCGAGGCCTTCCCGCACAACGTGCGGGCGATGATCCTCGACGGCGCCGTCGACCCGAACGCCGATCCGATCGAAGCAGACCTGCGTCAGGCCAAGGGATTCCAAGACGCGTTCAACGGCTACGCCACCGATTGCGCCAAGCAGTCGAGCTGCCCGCTGGGCACCGATCCGTCCAAGGCCGTCGACGTCTATCACAGCCTGATCGACCCGATGGTCGACCCGAACAACCAAATGATCGGCAGGCCGATACCGACCAAGGACCCGCGCGGGTTGAGCTATAGCGATGCCGTCGTGGGCACGATCATGGCGCTGTATTCGCCGACGCTGTGGCATCACCTCACCGACGGGCTGAAGGAACTGACCGACAACCACGGCGACACCCTGCTTGCCCTGGCCGACATGTACATGCGCCGCGACCCGCACGGCCACTACACCAACGCCACTGACGCACGGGTTGCGATCAACTGCGTCGACCAGCCGCCAGTTACCGACCGCGCCAAGGTAATTGACGAAGATCGCCGCTCCCGCGAGATCGCCCCGTTCATGAGCTACGGCAAGTTCACCGGTGACGCGCCGCTGGGCACCTGCGCGTTCTGGCCGGTGCCGCCCACCAGCAAGCCGCACGCCGTCTCGGCGCCCGGCCTGGCCCCGACGGTCGTGGTGTCGACCACCCACGATCCGGCGACGCCGTACAAGGCCGGCGTCGATCTGGCGGGCCAGCTGCACGGCTCGCTGCTCACCTTCGACGGCACCCAGCACACGGTCGTCTTCCAGGGCGACAGCTGCATCGACGACTATGTGACGGCGTATCTGATCGGCGGCACCACGCCGCCGAGCGGCGCGAAGTGCTAG
- a CDS encoding alpha/beta hydrolase gives MTAMSRLRSLSSALLSLGLLVAVQPALPMAGATPEPGAGQTPNPAAPAAVSTPTWGSCSQVLTDSSDVPTAQCTTVSVPIDYNNPTGAQAKLAVIRVPATGQRIGSLLINPGGPGGSAVDMVAGMAPDLQNTDITRHFDLVGFDPRGVGHSTPSLRCRTDAEFDAYRTEPMVDYSPAGVAHIEQIYRQLAQECVSRMGKDFLANAGTASVARDMDTVRQALGEEQINYLGYSYGTELGTAYLEHFADHVRAMVLDGAIDPTVDPIQENISQTAGFQTAFNDYAADCARSPACPLGTDPTQFVNRYHALIDPLVAKPGRTSDPRGLSYADATTGTINALYTPQHWKYLTSGLLGLQRGSDAGDLLLLADDYQGRDKQGHYDNDQDAFNGVRCVDAPAPTDPTTWISADQQIRQAAPFLSYGQFTGNAPRDLCALWPVPATSAPHTAPAMAPGKVVVVSTTHDPATPYQAGVSLARQLGAPLITFDGTQHTAVFGGNQCVDGAVMRYFVTGTPPPALHCQP, from the coding sequence TTGACAGCCATGTCGCGCCTGAGATCGCTGAGCTCGGCGCTGCTGTCGTTAGGCCTGCTGGTTGCCGTACAACCGGCACTGCCCATGGCCGGCGCAACGCCGGAACCCGGTGCCGGACAGACCCCGAACCCGGCCGCGCCGGCCGCGGTGTCGACGCCGACCTGGGGTAGTTGCAGCCAAGTTCTCACCGACAGCAGCGATGTTCCCACCGCACAGTGCACCACCGTGTCGGTCCCGATTGATTACAACAATCCCACTGGGGCACAAGCGAAGTTGGCGGTGATTCGGGTGCCGGCCACCGGCCAGCGGATCGGGTCGCTGTTGATCAATCCGGGCGGTCCCGGAGGGTCGGCCGTCGACATGGTGGCCGGGATGGCGCCCGATCTGCAGAACACCGACATCACCCGCCATTTCGACCTGGTCGGGTTCGACCCGCGCGGTGTGGGCCACTCCACCCCGTCGCTGCGCTGCCGCACCGATGCCGAGTTCGACGCGTACCGCACCGAACCGATGGTCGACTACAGCCCGGCGGGTGTGGCGCACATCGAGCAGATCTATCGGCAATTGGCGCAGGAATGCGTGAGCCGGATGGGCAAAGATTTCTTGGCCAACGCCGGTACCGCGTCCGTCGCGCGCGATATGGACACGGTGCGGCAGGCGCTGGGCGAGGAGCAGATCAATTACCTCGGCTATAGCTATGGCACCGAGCTGGGCACCGCGTACCTGGAACACTTCGCCGACCACGTGCGGGCGATGGTGCTCGACGGCGCCATCGACCCGACCGTCGACCCGATTCAGGAAAACATCAGCCAGACCGCGGGATTCCAAACCGCTTTCAACGACTACGCCGCGGACTGCGCGCGCTCGCCGGCGTGTCCGCTGGGCACCGACCCGACCCAGTTCGTCAACCGCTACCACGCACTGATCGACCCGCTCGTCGCCAAGCCGGGCCGTACCTCGGACCCGCGCGGCCTGAGTTACGCCGACGCGACCACCGGCACGATCAATGCGCTCTACACCCCGCAGCATTGGAAGTACCTGACCAGCGGTCTGCTCGGGTTGCAGCGCGGCTCCGACGCGGGCGACCTGCTGCTGCTCGCCGACGACTACCAGGGCCGCGACAAGCAGGGGCACTACGACAACGACCAGGATGCGTTCAACGGCGTCCGGTGTGTCGATGCGCCGGCCCCGACGGACCCGACGACCTGGATATCCGCCGATCAGCAGATTCGCCAGGCCGCGCCGTTCCTGAGCTACGGGCAGTTCACCGGGAACGCGCCCCGCGATCTGTGCGCGCTGTGGCCGGTGCCGGCGACGTCCGCGCCGCACACCGCTCCGGCGATGGCCCCCGGCAAGGTCGTAGTGGTCTCCACGACGCACGACCCGGCAACCCCGTATCAGGCGGGAGTGAGCTTGGCTCGCCAGCTAGGCGCCCCGTTGATCACCTTCGACGGGACCCAGCACACCGCGGTGTTCGGTGGGAACCAGTGCGTGGATGGCGCCGTCATGCGCTATTTCGTGACGGGCACCCCGCCGCCGGCGTTGCACTGCCAGCCCTGA
- the glnA gene encoding type I glutamate--ammonia ligase: MDRQKEFVLRTLEERDIRFVRLWFTDVLGYLKSVAIAPAELEGAFEEGIGFDGSSIEGFSRVSESDTVANPDPSTFQVLPWATPSGHHHSARMFCDITMPDGSPSWADPRHVLRRQLQKANDLGFSCYVHPEIEFFLLKPGPNDGTPPIPVDNAGYFDQAIHDSASNFRRHAIEALEFMGISVEFSHHEGAPGQQEIDLRFADALSMADNVMTFRYVIKEVAIENGARASFMPKPFGEHPGSAMHTHMSLFEGDVNAFHSPDDPLQLSDVGKSFIAGILEHASEISAVTNQWVNSYKRLVHGGEAPTAASWGAANRSALVRVPMYTPHKTSSRRIEVRSPDSACNPYLAFAVLLAAGLRGVEKGYVLGPQAEDNVWDLTPEERRTMGYRELPTSLDSALHAMEASELVAETLGEHVFDFFLRNKRTEWANYRSHVTPFELSTYLSL, encoded by the coding sequence ATGGATCGACAGAAGGAATTCGTCCTCCGCACCCTGGAGGAACGGGACATTCGCTTCGTCCGGCTCTGGTTCACGGACGTGCTCGGTTACCTCAAGTCGGTCGCCATCGCCCCGGCCGAACTCGAGGGCGCTTTCGAGGAGGGCATCGGCTTCGACGGATCCTCGATCGAGGGCTTCTCCCGGGTCTCGGAATCCGACACCGTGGCCAACCCCGACCCGTCGACCTTCCAAGTGCTGCCCTGGGCCACGCCCAGCGGCCACCACCATTCGGCGCGAATGTTCTGCGACATCACCATGCCCGACGGCTCGCCGTCCTGGGCCGATCCGCGGCACGTGCTGCGCCGTCAGCTGCAGAAGGCCAACGACCTCGGTTTCTCCTGCTACGTGCACCCCGAAATCGAATTCTTCCTGCTCAAGCCCGGCCCCAACGACGGAACGCCGCCGATACCCGTCGACAACGCCGGCTATTTCGACCAGGCGATCCACGACTCCGCGTCCAACTTCCGCCGGCACGCCATCGAGGCGCTCGAATTCATGGGCATCTCGGTGGAGTTCAGCCACCACGAGGGCGCGCCCGGCCAGCAAGAGATCGACCTGCGTTTCGCCGACGCGCTGTCGATGGCCGACAACGTGATGACGTTCCGCTACGTCATTAAAGAAGTCGCGATTGAAAATGGTGCGCGGGCGTCGTTCATGCCCAAGCCATTCGGCGAACACCCGGGCTCGGCTATGCACACCCACATGAGCCTGTTCGAGGGCGACGTCAATGCCTTCCACAGCCCCGACGACCCGCTGCAGCTCTCCGATGTGGGCAAGTCGTTCATCGCCGGGATCCTCGAGCATGCGTCCGAGATCAGCGCGGTCACCAACCAATGGGTCAACTCCTACAAGCGCCTGGTGCACGGTGGCGAGGCGCCCACCGCGGCGTCGTGGGGTGCGGCCAACCGGTCCGCCCTGGTGCGGGTGCCGATGTACACCCCGCACAAGACGTCGTCGCGGCGCATCGAGGTCCGCAGTCCCGACTCGGCGTGCAACCCCTATCTGGCGTTTGCCGTGCTGCTGGCCGCCGGCCTGCGCGGGGTGGAAAAAGGCTACGTGCTGGGGCCGCAGGCCGAGGACAACGTATGGGACCTCACTCCCGAAGAGCGCCGCACGATGGGCTACCGCGAGCTGCCCACCAGCCTCGACAGTGCGCTGCACGCGATGGAAGCCTCCGAGCTCGTCGCGGAAACGTTGGGGGAGCACGTCTTTGACTTCTTCCTGCGCAACAAGCGCACGGAGTGGGCGAACTACCGCAGCCATGTCACCCCCTTCGAGCTGAGCACCTACCTGTCGCTCTGA